The following coding sequences are from one Bombus terrestris chromosome 14, iyBomTerr1.2, whole genome shotgun sequence window:
- the LOC100647251 gene encoding LOW QUALITY PROTEIN: uncharacterized protein LOC100647251 (The sequence of the model RefSeq protein was modified relative to this genomic sequence to represent the inferred CDS: inserted 1 base in 1 codon; deleted 1 base in 1 codon; substituted 1 base at 1 genomic stop codon), whose product MEYLPIALSIVAAVLVVIYYFTTRNHNLFKKHGILHIPPTPLFGNMGPLLRRQCTMYDLILKIYQLHPEAKYVGFYEFLTPVLMLRDPELIKAVTIKNVEQFPDHRPIVYQEVDPLLGGMLFSQTGDLWKEHRNMLSPTFTSSKIKGMYKLMSDCAVKFVDHLTKLPENEREMEMKSLMSKYTNDVIATCVYGVSVDTIKDPNNVFYVYGKIGTTLVTFKKSLTILMHKNAPWLAKLLQFKYVESYVEKFFSDIVTETVKDREKTGAHRSDVIQLLLETNKKKELGKGMSVESMASHAFSFFFGGFETVSAQICIATHLLAENPDVQERLQQEIDEALENNNGQLTYDALSEMKYLDAVMNESLRLHPVVIFIDRLCVKDFELPPALPGDKPFTIKKGMNVWIPVKAIHRDPQYYENSLKFDPDRFFKNGKKIMNSDTYMPFGLGPRMCIGNRFALTEMKVLLCHLLAKCNVKIGAKTTTPLEFEKGVINATAKNGFWLIIEPRKSSYRFAQVNGGANGICTNGILSYVTLVLSHLEYALAIWTPSTAKSCYLPENIQHNFLRFLAYKRGDLMPYNDRDYSAIIVSIEYIKSPDVTHGILHISPLPLFANMGYFLARRSTLQDTILETYQLHPDAKFVGIYESLTPIIVLRDLNLIKSITMKKFDHFTNHRTFVDKDIDPIFAEMLFSMNGEXWKEQRSMLSPTFTSNKIKDIFNLISGCATRYADYYLSKLTEDEGEIEMKHLLTKYTNNVIATCVYGVSIDTIKXFYTYGTSVLKSTTLRKAMTMLTQRNLPWLAKLLQLRFLEKHIAKFFTEQVINTIEERKQNGTYRSDILQLFIDVNDKKVPGKGMSTENMVNHAFSLFFGGTDSVATQTSFLFYLLAENPEILKRLQEEIDETLENNNGQLTYDAIQKMKYLDAMINEAMRLQPITVFLDRLCVKDFELPPALPGEKPFTVKAGMNIWIPVDAIHHDPKHYENPQKFDPDRFLDNGKKIINSGAFMPFGLGPRICIGNRFALTEIKVLLCHILAKCNVKIGSKMLLPLQYEEGVITAYAKNGFWLNVEPREHSYCTFQTNGIIKYI is encoded by the exons ATGGAGTATCTACCGATCGCTTTGTCTATAGTGGCAGCAGTACTCGTCGTTATTTACTACTTTACCACGAGAAATCATAATTTATTCAAGAAGCATGGAATTCTGCATATTCCACCAACGCCACTGTTTGGAAATATGGGTCCCTTGCTTAGACGGCAGTGCACCATGTACGATTTAATTCTCAAAATTTATCAATTACATCCTGAAGCGAAATATGTTGGCTTCTACGAATTTCTGACGCCTGTTCTAATGCTCCGCGATCCGGAACTGATTAAAGCTGTCACCATCAAGAACGTCGAACAATTTCCGGACCATCGTCCTATAGTGTACCAGGAAGTGGACCCTTTGTTAGGAGGAATGTTATTTTCTCAGACAGGTGACCTATGGAAGGAGCATAGAAATATGTTGTCTCCCACATTTACTTCTAGCAAGATAAAAGGCATGTACAAACTGATGTCCGATTGCGCGGTCAAATTCGTGGACCATTTAACGAAACTGCCGGAGAACGAGCGTGAAATGGAGATGAAGAGCCTTATGAGTAAATATACAAACGACGTGATCGCTACCTGCGTGTACGGTGTCTCCGTGGACACAATAAAAGATCCAAATAACGTGTTTTACGTGTACGGTAAAATAGGTACAACCTTAGTAACTTTCAAAAAATCTCTAACAATATTGATGCACAAAAATGCCCCTTGGCTAGCGAAACTCTTGCAATTTAAATACGTGGAAAGCTACGTCGAGAAATTTTTCTCTGATATCGTGACAGAGACAGTCAAAGATAGAGAAAAGACTGGCGCTCATAGATCAGACGTCATACAGCTATTGCTAGAGACTAACAAGAAGAAGGAGCTAGGAAAAGGTATGAGCGTGGAAAGTATGGCCTCTCACGCTTTCAGCTTCTTCTTCGGCGGGTTTGAAACCGTCTCCGCGCAAATTTGCATAGCGACGCACCTGTTAGCCGAGAATCCAGATGTTCAAGAAAGATTACAACAAGAAATCGACGAAGCATTGGAAAACAACAATGGGCAATTAACCTACGATGCTCTAAGCGAGATGAAATATCTAGATGCCGTGATGAATGAATCCTTGCGACTGCATCCGGTAGTTATATTCATAGACAGGCTATGTGTTAAAGATTTCGAACTGCCACCTGCATTACCCGGGGACAAACCTTTCACGATCAAGAAAGGAATGAACGTTTGGATTCCTGTGAAAGCGATTCATCGCGATCCTCAATATTACGAGAATTCTCTGAAATTCGATCCAGACAGATTCTTTAAAAATGGTAAGAAGATTATGAACTCGGACACGTATATGCCATTTGGTCTTGGGCCCAGAATGTGCATCGGAAACCGGTTTGCACTCACAGAGATGAAGGTATTGCTGTGTCACCTTCTTGCCAAGTGCAATGTCAAGATCGGAGCGAAAACGACAACTCCGTTAGAATTCGAGAAAGGTGTCATAAACGCCACTGCGAAAAATGGATTCTGGTTGATCATTGAGCCAAGGAAAAGTTCTTATCGCTTTGCCCAGGTTAACGGAGGTGCCAATGGAATTTGTACAAATGGAATAT TATCGTACGTTACTCTGGTGCTGTCTCATCTCGAATACGCACTGGCAATATGGACGCCAAGTACTGCGAAATCCTGTTATCTTCCGGAAAATATCCAACATAATTTTCTCAGGTTTCTTGCGTACAAGAGGGGCGACCTGATGCCATATAACGATCGTGATTATTCAGCGATTATTGTCTCAATTGAATATATT AAATCACCGGACGTAACACATGGAATTCTGCACATTTCACCGTTGCCATTGTTTGCAAATATGGGATACTTTCTCGCCAGACGGTCCACCTTGCAAGACACCATTTTGGAAACCTACCAACTTCATCCCGATGCGAAATTCGTCGGCATATACGAGTCACTCACGCCTATCATAGTACTTCGTGACCTCAATTTGATCAAGTCCATCACCATGAAGAAATTCGATCACTTTACCAATCATCGTACCTTCGTCGATAAGGATATAGATCCTATTTTTGCCGAAATGCTATTTTCTATGAACGGCGAATGATGGAAAGAGCAGAGGAGCATGTTGTCGCCAACGTTTACTTCCAATAAGATTAAAGACATATTTAATCTAATATCTGGATGTGCGACCAGATACGCGGACTAT TACTTGTCGAAACTGACAGAAGACGAGGGTGAAATAGAAATGAAGCATCTGTTGACTAAATATACCAACAACGTAATCGCTACCTGCGTCTACGGCGTATCTATCGACACCATAA CGTTCTACACGTACGGTACATCGGTCTTGAAGTCCACAACATTGAGGAAAGCTATGACAATGCTAACACAAAGGAACCTACCCTGGCTGGCGAAGCTCCTCCAGCTCAGATTTCTGGAAAAACATATAGCGAAATTTTTTACCGAACAAGTGATCAACACGATCGAGGAAAGGAAACAGAATGGCACTTATCGATCAGATATTCTACAACTATTCATAGATGTAAACGACAAGAAGGTTCCAGGAAAAGGTATGAGCACGGAAAACATGGTTAATCACGCTTTTAGCTTATTCTTTGGTGGAACTGATTCCGTTGCAACGCAGACGAGTTTTTTGTTCTACCTTCTAGCCGAAAATCCAGAGATTTTGAAAAGACTACAGGAGGAAATCGACGAAACGTTGGAAAATAATAACGGACAATTGACTTACGATGCCATACAGAAGATGAAGTACTTGGATGCCATGATCAACGAAGCGATGAGATTGCAACCAATTACCGTATTCTTGGATAGACTATGCGTGAAAGATTTCGAGCTGCCACCAGCCTTACCTGGTGAAAAACCTTTCACCGTAAAAGCAGGAATGAACATCTGGATACCTGTTGACGCGATTCACCACGATCCCAAGCACTACGAAAATCCGCAGAAATTCGATCCGGATAGATTCCTCGACAATGGAAAGAAGATCATAAATTCGGGGGCGTTTATGCCGTTTGGTCTCGGTCCCAGAATCTGCATCGGCAATCGGTTCGCGTTAACAGAGATAAAGGTATTACTGTGTCACATTCTCGCCAAGTGCAACGTCAAGATTGGATCGAAGATGTTGCTTCCGTTGCAATATGAGGAAGGTGTGATAACCGCCTATGCTAAGAATGGATTTTGGCTGAATGTTGAGCCCAGAGAACATTCTTACTGCACATTTCAAACTAATggaataataaagtatatataa